One genomic segment of Roseivirga misakiensis includes these proteins:
- the panD gene encoding aspartate 1-decarboxylase encodes MQIEVFKSKIHRAKVTQAELHYVGSITLDEALMEGANIIENEKVQIVNVNNGERFETYVIKGERNSGTVCLNGPAARRVQVGDVIIIVSYGIMDAEEAKSHKPRIIFPDSNNKIA; translated from the coding sequence AAAATTCACAGGGCCAAGGTAACACAAGCCGAGCTACATTATGTGGGTAGTATCACACTTGATGAAGCGTTGATGGAAGGGGCAAATATCATTGAAAATGAGAAAGTGCAGATAGTCAATGTGAATAACGGTGAACGTTTTGAAACCTACGTAATTAAAGGTGAAAGAAACAGCGGTACTGTATGCCTGAACGGGCCTGCTGCGAGACGAGTCCAAGTAGGCGATGTTATTATTATTGTATCTTACGGTATTATGGACGCCGAAGAAGCTAAAAGCCATAAGCCAAGAATAATATTCCCTGACAGTAATAATAAAATAGCTTAG
- a CDS encoding lysylphosphatidylglycerol synthase transmembrane domain-containing protein, protein MKIPVKDLLKLVFSIALTSFVIYNTSEDGDWKQAQEAIVDFNYGWIILSVFLSLISHLLRAYRWNLLLETQAYTPRLSTSFLAVMVGYLSSMAIPRLGEVTRCAILKRSNNIPISFSFGTVITDRLLDLFMLMLLLGILLSLKYQLLKTFFTDFVESKVPVLLDLWPLLLAFAVIGIVLVIWLVKKSRQGTSGNSLIDKVINFLTEAINGVKAIRKVKKPVVFLLATLGIWVLYFLMLYVISFGFDPTDEMSLSAGLAVLVMGSFGMATPVNNGIGAYQAFVASILVAFGINYDDGYVFAVISQGSQLVTVIIIGFLSLVVLNFRKKKQIGTDSAKSTQ, encoded by the coding sequence TTGAAAATACCCGTCAAAGACCTTCTCAAGTTAGTATTTTCGATCGCCCTAACTTCCTTCGTAATCTATAATACATCCGAGGATGGTGATTGGAAGCAAGCCCAAGAAGCCATTGTAGACTTCAATTACGGTTGGATAATTTTGAGTGTTTTTCTTTCACTCATTAGTCATTTGCTAAGGGCATATCGTTGGAATCTATTACTCGAAACACAAGCCTACACGCCCAGGCTTTCCACATCTTTTCTAGCCGTAATGGTAGGCTACCTTTCTAGTATGGCAATCCCCCGCTTAGGTGAGGTGACAAGGTGCGCTATCTTGAAAAGGTCAAATAACATTCCAATATCATTTTCATTTGGCACCGTAATCACAGATCGTCTACTCGATCTTTTTATGCTAATGTTGCTATTAGGAATACTCCTTTCCTTAAAGTACCAGTTGCTAAAGACTTTTTTTACTGATTTTGTTGAATCGAAGGTACCTGTATTACTCGATCTTTGGCCACTACTCTTAGCCTTTGCGGTTATTGGAATAGTACTCGTGATTTGGTTAGTTAAAAAATCAAGACAAGGTACTAGTGGAAACAGCTTGATTGACAAGGTTATTAACTTTCTAACAGAAGCGATCAATGGCGTAAAAGCCATCAGAAAAGTCAAAAAACCAGTAGTCTTTTTGCTTGCTACTTTAGGAATTTGGGTCCTCTATTTTTTGATGCTTTACGTCATATCTTTTGGTTTCGATCCAACTGACGAAATGTCACTTTCGGCTGGATTAGCTGTACTCGTAATGGGTAGTTTTGGCATGGCCACACCGGTAAATAACGGAATTGGAGCTTATCAAGCCTTTGTTGCCAGTATTTTGGTCGCTTTTGGCATAAACTACGACGATGGTTACGTTTTTGCTGTAATATCGCAAGGTTCACAGCTTGTGACCGTGATAATAATTGGCTTTCTTAGTTTAGTAGTTCTCAACTTTAGAAAGAAAAAGCAAATTGGAACAGACAGCGCAAAAAGTACTCAGTAA
- the rfaE2 gene encoding D-glycero-beta-D-manno-heptose 1-phosphate adenylyltransferase, with protein sequence MEQTAQKVLSKKNLKQKVIEWQSQNLKVVFSNGCFDILHLGHIDYLEKASAQGDKLVIGLNSDNSVRLLKGENRPINNEEARARMLAALAFVDGVAVFDEETPKELIEYLLPNVLVKGSDYNVENIVGAKSVIANGGTVNTIDLVDGYSTTSIIEKIKK encoded by the coding sequence TTGGAACAGACAGCGCAAAAAGTACTCAGTAAAAAGAACCTGAAACAAAAGGTTATTGAATGGCAGTCGCAGAACCTGAAAGTTGTCTTCTCCAACGGTTGCTTTGATATTCTACACTTAGGACACATTGACTACTTAGAAAAAGCCAGTGCTCAAGGCGACAAGCTAGTAATTGGTTTAAACTCGGACAATTCAGTTAGACTATTAAAAGGTGAAAACCGACCTATTAACAATGAAGAAGCGAGAGCTAGGATGTTGGCCGCTCTGGCTTTTGTAGATGGCGTTGCTGTTTTTGACGAGGAAACTCCAAAAGAACTGATAGAGTATCTTCTGCCAAATGTTTTGGTAAAAGGTAGTGATTACAATGTAGAAAACATTGTTGGCGCAAAAAGCGTAATTGCCAATGGTGGAACAGTAAATACCATTGATTTAGTAGATGGTTATTCCACAACAAGTATTATAGAAAAAATAAAAAAATAG
- a CDS encoding zinc metallopeptidase codes for MFIALVVGIMIISWAVQNSLKRKFKKYSQVGLHMGLSGKEVAELMLRDNGIDDVQVVSVLGRLTDHYNPLDKTVNLSPDVYSGRSVMATAVAAHECGHAVQHATAYAPLKMRSALVPLQALSSRILNILFFVMIFGVGASFLPPATAGVLIVGVYSVFTIFAFVTLPVEYDATKRALAWIDQRNIVNGKEHEMATDALNAAARTYLVAALGSLAMLLYYAMAFLGND; via the coding sequence ATGTTTATTGCGCTAGTAGTCGGTATTATGATTATTAGCTGGGCTGTTCAAAACAGCCTAAAACGAAAATTCAAGAAATATTCGCAAGTAGGACTGCACATGGGCTTGTCGGGAAAAGAAGTTGCCGAGTTGATGCTGAGAGACAATGGCATTGACGACGTACAAGTAGTTTCTGTACTAGGAAGACTTACAGACCACTACAACCCGTTGGATAAAACAGTCAATTTAAGTCCAGATGTGTATAGTGGTAGATCAGTAATGGCAACTGCCGTTGCTGCTCACGAATGTGGGCATGCAGTTCAGCATGCTACAGCATATGCACCACTAAAAATGCGATCGGCATTAGTGCCTTTACAAGCGCTTAGCAGTAGAATTTTAAACATTCTATTCTTTGTGATGATATTTGGTGTGGGCGCATCCTTTTTACCGCCAGCAACTGCCGGGGTATTGATCGTTGGTGTTTATTCAGTATTTACAATTTTTGCATTTGTTACCCTACCCGTTGAATACGATGCAACAAAGCGTGCTTTAGCATGGATAGACCAGCGAAACATAGTAAATGGAAAGGAACATGAAATGGCCACTGATGCCCTGAATGCGGCTGCGCGTACCTATTTAGTTGCTGCTCTGGGGTCGTTAGCAATGCTCCTTTATTATGCGATGGCATTCCTAGGAAATGATTAG
- a CDS encoding acyl-CoA dehydrogenase, with protein sequence MNFELTEEHKAVRDAAREFANTELLPGVIERDEHQKFPAEQIKQMGELGFMGMMVDPKYGGGGMDTVSYVLAMEEISKIDSSASVCMSVNNSLVCWGIEKFGTEEQKEKYLRPLATGEKIGAFCLSEPEAGSDATSQQTTAEDKGDHYLLNGTKNWITNGNTASIYLVIAQTDREKGHRGINCLIVERGMDGFVVGKKEDKLGIRGSDTHSLMFTDVKVPKENRIGEDGFGFKFAMSTLNGGRIGIASQALGIASGAYELALAYSKERKAFGKPISQHQAIQFKLADMATEIEAARLLCLKAAYLKDQKKDFGKASAMAKLYASKVAMETTVEAVQVHGGYGFVKEYHVERLMRDAKITQIYEGTSEIQKIVISRELLK encoded by the coding sequence ATGAATTTCGAATTGACAGAAGAGCATAAAGCTGTAAGAGATGCGGCCAGGGAGTTTGCAAATACCGAACTTTTACCTGGAGTAATTGAACGTGATGAACATCAAAAATTTCCAGCTGAGCAAATCAAACAAATGGGTGAGCTTGGTTTCATGGGAATGATGGTGGACCCGAAGTATGGTGGTGGTGGAATGGACACTGTCTCCTATGTGTTGGCCATGGAAGAAATTTCCAAAATTGATTCTTCTGCCAGTGTTTGTATGTCTGTAAATAACAGTCTGGTTTGTTGGGGGATAGAGAAATTTGGAACAGAGGAGCAAAAAGAAAAATATCTAAGGCCACTAGCCACAGGTGAGAAAATTGGAGCTTTTTGTCTATCTGAGCCCGAAGCGGGTTCTGATGCTACTTCACAACAAACAACTGCGGAAGATAAAGGCGATCACTACCTACTAAACGGAACCAAAAACTGGATAACGAATGGTAATACGGCTTCTATTTACCTAGTTATTGCCCAAACCGATCGTGAGAAAGGCCATAGAGGCATCAACTGCTTAATAGTAGAGCGTGGTATGGATGGTTTCGTTGTTGGTAAAAAAGAAGACAAGCTAGGCATCAGAGGGTCAGACACTCATTCATTAATGTTTACTGATGTAAAAGTTCCTAAAGAAAATAGAATCGGTGAAGATGGCTTTGGTTTCAAATTCGCTATGTCTACGCTTAATGGCGGAAGAATCGGAATTGCTTCTCAAGCTTTGGGGATTGCTTCAGGTGCCTATGAATTAGCACTAGCATATTCTAAGGAACGTAAAGCATTCGGAAAGCCGATTAGTCAACACCAAGCGATTCAATTTAAACTAGCCGATATGGCTACGGAAATTGAGGCAGCTCGTTTACTTTGCCTAAAAGCAGCTTACTTAAAAGACCAGAAAAAAGATTTCGGTAAAGCAAGTGCCATGGCTAAGCTATATGCCTCGAAAGTAGCCATGGAAACCACTGTAGAAGCTGTACAAGTTCATGGTGGATATGGATTCGTAAAAGAGTACCACGTAGAACGTCTCATGAGAGATGCGAAGATCACTCAGATATATGAAGGTACTTCTGAAATACAAAAGATTGTTATATCCAGAGAATTACTGAAATAA
- a CDS encoding helix-turn-helix domain-containing protein encodes MEDYNKIIESLGVRYIKSRNIKIAKSVTIDNFYDVENTIILINNGDVYFGPDQEKVSEGDMLFIPGGKSLSISFGSVTAQAISNDEFITNKKKYLQNATESEINDFDVDGFSQVMFEAKVFDSVNFFSSLNITPFAIKGSSVLSELIRLIIAEDNSVKPGKNRIIKVNTEYLVVEVIRYILDNRLFVEQLVTNSTYFKDPRLIDIFNYIKKNIGGDLSNKVLARVANVSEDYVGQYFKMLTGINPQDYIEYQRMEAAVDLLRTTKKSIRDIGREVGYKDTAYFCRRFKMMFGIPAGKMRRRESLINV; translated from the coding sequence ATGGAAGATTATAATAAAATTATCGAATCCCTTGGCGTTCGCTATATAAAGAGTAGAAACATTAAAATAGCCAAGTCTGTCACTATTGATAACTTTTACGATGTAGAAAACACAATCATTCTTATCAATAACGGTGACGTTTACTTCGGCCCAGACCAAGAAAAGGTGTCGGAAGGTGACATGCTTTTTATCCCAGGTGGTAAATCGCTCTCTATTTCTTTTGGCTCGGTTACGGCCCAAGCCATCTCTAACGACGAGTTCATCACCAATAAGAAAAAGTATTTACAAAACGCGACTGAATCAGAAATCAATGATTTCGATGTTGATGGTTTTAGCCAAGTCATGTTTGAAGCTAAAGTATTCGATTCGGTTAACTTCTTCTCTTCACTGAATATTACACCTTTTGCCATTAAAGGATCTAGCGTATTAAGTGAATTGATTCGTTTAATCATTGCAGAGGACAACTCTGTAAAACCTGGTAAGAATAGAATTATTAAGGTTAACACGGAGTATTTAGTAGTCGAAGTAATCAGATACATTCTAGACAATAGGCTATTTGTTGAGCAACTAGTAACAAACAGTACTTATTTCAAAGACCCTCGACTAATCGATATTTTCAACTACATCAAGAAGAATATCGGTGGTGACTTATCGAACAAAGTACTAGCGAGAGTTGCCAATGTATCTGAAGATTATGTAGGTCAATACTTTAAAATGTTGACAGGCATCAACCCTCAAGACTACATTGAATATCAGCGTATGGAAGCTGCCGTTGACTTATTAAGAACAACAAAGAAAAGCATCCGCGATATCGGTAGAGAAGTAGGCTATAAGGATACAGCTTATTTCTGTAGAAGATTCAAAATGATGTTTGGTATACCAGCTGGTAAAATGAGAAGAAGAGAGAGCTTAATTAACGTTTAA
- a CDS encoding geranylgeranylglyceryl/heptaprenylglyceryl phosphate synthase gives MRKNKVWHSFNEAKEAGKKSLAVLFDPDDTDERSLIESLNVCLENNVDYLFVGGSLITSNNLNEVVSMIKSYTDIPCILFPGNAIQIDASADAILFLSLISGRNPELLIGQHVVAAPVVKRSNLEVIPTGYMLVNSGRPTSASYISNSQPLPNDKPSLSASTAMAGEMLGMRAIYMDAGSGAEEPISTKVIKAVSKSIDVPLIIGGGLNSTFKAKNALDAGADIIVIGNGAQKNLNLVTEVSDLVKFYNEALNVN, from the coding sequence ATGAGAAAGAATAAGGTATGGCATTCATTTAATGAGGCGAAAGAAGCTGGGAAGAAATCTTTGGCGGTTCTTTTTGACCCCGATGATACCGACGAAAGAAGCCTTATCGAAAGTTTAAATGTTTGTCTGGAGAATAATGTCGACTACCTTTTTGTCGGTGGAAGCCTAATCACTAGTAATAATTTAAATGAGGTAGTCAGTATGATCAAGTCGTATACTGATATTCCCTGCATCCTTTTTCCGGGCAATGCCATTCAAATAGACGCTTCGGCTGATGCCATTTTATTTCTATCTCTGATTTCTGGTAGAAACCCAGAATTATTGATTGGTCAGCATGTCGTTGCTGCACCAGTTGTTAAACGGAGCAACCTTGAGGTAATTCCTACTGGCTACATGTTGGTGAATTCTGGACGACCTACCAGTGCATCCTACATTAGTAATTCGCAGCCACTACCGAACGATAAACCAAGCTTATCGGCGAGTACTGCTATGGCGGGAGAAATGCTCGGTATGAGAGCTATCTATATGGATGCTGGTAGTGGTGCCGAAGAACCTATCAGTACTAAAGTCATCAAAGCCGTAAGCAAAAGTATAGATGTACCATTGATCATTGGCGGTGGCCTAAACTCTACTTTCAAAGCTAAAAATGCGCTCGACGCGGGTGCTGATATTATTGTTATCGGTAATGGCGCACAAAAAAACCTCAATCTTGTGACTGAGGTTTCTGATTTAGTGAAATTTTATAACGAGGCCTTAAACGTTAATTAA
- a CDS encoding phage holin family protein — protein MKIFDLDKLIDSLTGYLETKVELIIHDAKEELSGLIAKFLVFAMLTLFGLLAILFLSIASAVAINLYIDSSFLGFVIVGGIYLGLAGLIYGKREDLLEKVKDQATKAEKEEN, from the coding sequence TTGAAAATTTTCGATTTAGATAAATTAATAGACTCGCTAACTGGCTATCTTGAAACCAAGGTTGAGTTAATAATACATGATGCAAAAGAGGAGCTAAGTGGTTTAATCGCAAAGTTCCTTGTTTTTGCTATGCTCACCCTTTTTGGATTATTGGCGATTTTATTTTTGTCAATAGCCTCAGCAGTAGCGATCAATTTATACATAGATAGCAGTTTTCTGGGCTTTGTAATTGTGGGAGGAATCTATCTGGGATTAGCTGGTTTGATCTACGGTAAGCGAGAAGATCTTCTAGAAAAAGTAAAAGATCAGGCAACGAAAGCTGAAAAAGAGGAAAATTAA
- a CDS encoding Na/Pi symporter, which produces MGESYLKILYRKPYGLLLFTVLFLLAVGLFLLAIELVSGSVLMLGKESVESILLVTSNPFIGLFIGLLATALLQSSSTVTAMTVAIVASGSLSLSNAIPIVMGANIGTTLTSTLVSLSFITNRNEFRKAISAGTIHDFFNIFTVLIVFPLEYYYGLLGYCATQLTSLIGGGGNGTGILNGSVEIGYSRITDFLLGVLPQNVISVIIGLVLLFISIKFLSSVIYSQLIGRSKDRLKKYVFKDPYRSFGWGTLITASVQSSSITTSLIVPLVASGKVKLNNAFPFIMGANIGTTITALLAAFNRSDAAISLAFVHLLFNLIGVLIFLPFPIIRKIPVLIAYRFGTLTFDSRLFGFSYIIVSFFLLPFTLIYLSRNSAKEEDVKDEANQTTEFLDRRDRFHVTIKEDLQSILYSENPSYKSAYALVKVKGQELLVSEKPTQIVQ; this is translated from the coding sequence GTGGGAGAAAGTTATTTAAAAATATTATATCGTAAGCCTTACGGTTTACTACTCTTCACAGTACTCTTTCTACTGGCTGTTGGTCTGTTTTTACTGGCTATTGAACTAGTGAGTGGATCGGTTTTGATGCTTGGAAAAGAAAGCGTTGAATCGATTCTTCTCGTAACGTCCAATCCGTTTATTGGACTTTTCATTGGGTTGCTCGCGACTGCTTTGTTACAAAGTAGTTCGACCGTCACCGCCATGACTGTGGCTATAGTAGCATCGGGTTCATTGTCCTTATCAAATGCCATCCCGATCGTAATGGGGGCAAATATTGGTACAACGTTGACCAGTACTTTAGTTTCTCTAAGTTTTATTACTAATCGGAATGAGTTTAGAAAGGCCATATCAGCCGGTACTATTCATGATTTCTTCAATATTTTCACAGTACTCATCGTATTCCCGCTCGAGTACTATTATGGATTGCTCGGCTATTGCGCAACGCAGCTAACAAGCCTAATTGGTGGTGGCGGAAATGGAACTGGCATATTAAACGGCAGTGTTGAGATTGGTTATTCTAGAATTACGGACTTTCTTCTCGGCGTATTACCTCAAAATGTAATTTCGGTGATTATCGGCCTTGTGCTGTTGTTCATATCGATCAAATTCCTGTCATCGGTGATTTACTCTCAACTGATTGGCCGTTCAAAAGACAGGTTAAAGAAATATGTCTTTAAAGATCCTTATAGATCATTTGGTTGGGGAACGCTCATCACCGCGAGTGTACAGTCCAGTTCTATCACGACTTCTTTAATTGTTCCGTTGGTGGCATCAGGAAAAGTAAAACTCAACAACGCTTTTCCATTTATCATGGGTGCCAATATAGGGACAACGATAACGGCTCTTTTGGCAGCATTTAATAGATCAGATGCAGCGATAAGTTTAGCTTTCGTTCACTTGCTGTTCAACCTAATTGGAGTACTGATTTTCTTACCTTTCCCAATCATTAGAAAAATACCTGTTCTGATCGCTTATAGATTCGGTACCCTAACTTTCGACTCACGATTATTCGGTTTTTCTTACATTATTGTGTCCTTTTTTCTACTCCCATTTACACTCATTTATCTTAGTAGAAATAGCGCTAAAGAGGAAGATGTAAAGGATGAGGCTAACCAAACCACGGAGTTTTTGGATCGGCGAGATAGATTTCACGTTACCATAAAAGAGGATTTACAATCAATACTCTATTCAGAAAATCCGTCTTACAAAAGCGCATATGCTTTAGTGAAAGTAAAAGGTCAAGAGCTTCTAGTAAGTGAGAAGCCAACTCAGATAGTACAGTAA
- a CDS encoding Na/Pi cotransporter family protein, with protein MSPEEEPLILNIIKIFGALGLFIYGMKVMSEGIQKVAGDKLRSGLSKMTNTRFGGVLTGFFTTSVIQSSSATTVMIVSFVNAGLLNLKQAIGVIMGANIGTTITALIIVVFGFKFSISSFALPLLMVSVPLFLFSKSERWKYLGEFLIGFSILFIGLGALKDLVPSDLPPETQEFIGSLGEYGFFSTVLMVIVGTIVTIVVQSSSAAMAITLTLCSKGIIPFEMAAAIVLGENIGTTVTANIAAVIGNTHAKRAARAHLIFNLMGVLWMLILFNPFLRLIDGIVQSMDLGSPFADVDAINNGLTAFHMLFNILNTLLLVWFVNFIAKVVIKVVPSNDEDDEVFKLNYISGNMVKTPTLSLQEAKMEIRQFGNILASLSKNAKKLLLSDDKTKSQTYKSRIADLEDTTDKFEEEVSNYVIRITGEQLSQTNSNEIRDILSIASEFERTGDEFLRLVKHCERLDNKKFVLNAKQKDKLEVLHNLIADAVEIVAQNLNTNDLADVSDEAAIKKEDEINKFVIKLHKQNLKSIEAKEYSVKEGVIYKDIIASLETIGDHLLNISQSAVGKYSEEDQI; from the coding sequence ATGTCTCCCGAAGAAGAACCGTTGATACTCAATATAATTAAGATTTTTGGCGCCCTTGGCTTATTCATTTACGGAATGAAAGTCATGAGTGAAGGCATTCAAAAAGTTGCCGGGGATAAGCTTCGAAGTGGGCTTAGTAAAATGACGAACACACGGTTTGGAGGTGTTTTAACAGGCTTCTTTACAACTTCAGTCATTCAAAGTTCGTCGGCCACCACGGTAATGATCGTAAGCTTTGTAAATGCCGGCTTGCTCAATCTAAAACAAGCCATAGGTGTTATTATGGGTGCCAATATTGGTACTACTATTACGGCACTAATAATTGTTGTTTTTGGCTTCAAATTTAGCATCTCAAGTTTTGCATTGCCGTTGCTCATGGTTTCAGTGCCATTATTTCTATTCTCGAAGTCAGAACGATGGAAGTATTTGGGTGAATTTTTAATCGGGTTCTCCATATTATTTATAGGACTAGGTGCTCTAAAAGACCTGGTTCCGAGTGACCTCCCTCCAGAAACTCAAGAGTTTATCGGAAGTCTGGGTGAGTACGGATTCTTTTCCACGGTTTTAATGGTAATTGTCGGGACTATTGTAACGATAGTTGTTCAATCGTCCAGTGCGGCCATGGCCATTACGCTAACCTTATGTAGTAAGGGTATCATCCCTTTCGAAATGGCAGCAGCTATTGTTTTAGGAGAAAATATTGGTACGACTGTGACAGCTAACATTGCTGCTGTAATTGGTAACACGCATGCTAAACGTGCAGCACGAGCTCATTTGATTTTTAATTTAATGGGCGTTCTATGGATGCTCATATTATTCAATCCATTCCTAAGACTCATTGATGGTATAGTTCAATCAATGGATTTGGGCTCGCCTTTTGCCGATGTTGACGCAATCAATAATGGACTTACAGCATTTCATATGCTGTTTAACATCCTGAATACACTCCTCCTTGTTTGGTTTGTAAACTTTATTGCCAAAGTGGTTATTAAAGTTGTTCCTTCTAATGATGAGGATGATGAAGTGTTCAAATTGAACTACATCAGCGGTAATATGGTGAAAACCCCTACGCTGTCTTTGCAAGAAGCAAAAATGGAAATTAGACAGTTTGGAAATATTTTGGCCAGCCTCTCTAAAAATGCCAAAAAATTATTGCTGTCTGATGACAAGACTAAAAGCCAAACTTATAAGTCAAGGATTGCTGATTTAGAGGATACTACCGATAAATTCGAGGAAGAAGTCTCTAATTATGTAATCAGAATTACTGGCGAACAATTAAGCCAGACTAACTCCAACGAAATCAGAGATATTCTAAGCATTGCATCAGAATTTGAGCGGACTGGTGACGAATTCCTTAGACTGGTGAAGCACTGTGAGCGACTTGATAACAAGAAGTTTGTCCTAAATGCCAAGCAGAAAGACAAGCTTGAAGTACTACATAACCTTATCGCTGATGCCGTAGAAATAGTTGCCCAAAACCTTAATACGAATGACTTAGCCGATGTTAGCGACGAAGCGGCGATTAAGAAGGAAGACGAGATTAATAAGTTTGTGATTAAGCTTCATAAGCAGAACCTTAAGTCTATAGAAGCAAAAGAATACTCGGTTAAAGAGGGGGTAATTTATAAGGATATTATTGCGAGTCTAGAGACTATTGGAGATCACTTACTCAATATTAGCCAGAGTGCTGTTGGAAAATACAGCGAAGAGGATCAGATTTGA
- a CDS encoding M20 metallopeptidase family protein, whose product MISAERIKSLASQYANDIIEIRRHIHANPELSYQEYETAKYVAEQLRKIGIEPKEGVAGTGLVALISGKNPDAKTVALRGDMDALPIQEANEVPYKSKNDGIMHACGHDVHTACLLGAARILNEIKDQFEGTIKLVFQPGEEKNPGGASLMIKDGALENPRPNRMLGQHVMPFIPVGKVGFREGQYMASADEIYLTVKGKGGHAALPDKVVDPILIASHILVALQQVVSRNADPKKPTVLSFGTINGGQAQNIIPDEVKISGTFRALNEDWRFEAHKRITAIAQGIAEGMGGSCDVNIDVGYPYLSNDVETTRVARNAAEAYLGKENVVALDLWMGAEDFAYYTHEVPCTFYRLGTGNEAKGTTRGVHTPNFNIDEDAIEIGIGMMAWIALNQLDQI is encoded by the coding sequence ATGATTTCAGCGGAGAGAATTAAGTCACTTGCAAGCCAGTATGCCAATGATATTATAGAGATCAGAAGGCATATTCACGCGAACCCTGAGCTTTCATATCAAGAATATGAAACCGCTAAGTATGTAGCGGAACAATTACGAAAAATAGGAATAGAACCTAAAGAAGGTGTAGCTGGTACTGGACTTGTGGCGTTAATTTCTGGAAAGAATCCTGATGCTAAAACAGTTGCGCTTAGGGGAGACATGGACGCACTTCCAATCCAAGAGGCAAATGAAGTTCCCTACAAGTCAAAAAATGACGGCATAATGCATGCCTGCGGGCATGATGTTCATACTGCTTGTTTATTAGGTGCTGCGAGAATTTTGAACGAAATAAAAGATCAATTCGAAGGTACGATCAAGCTGGTTTTTCAACCAGGAGAAGAAAAGAATCCCGGTGGAGCATCCCTGATGATTAAAGATGGTGCACTTGAAAATCCAAGACCTAATAGGATGCTTGGGCAACATGTAATGCCATTTATTCCGGTGGGTAAAGTTGGTTTTCGTGAGGGCCAATATATGGCCAGTGCCGATGAAATTTACTTAACAGTAAAAGGGAAAGGTGGGCATGCTGCCTTGCCTGATAAGGTGGTCGATCCAATTTTGATTGCATCACATATTCTGGTGGCACTACAGCAAGTCGTCAGTAGAAATGCTGACCCCAAAAAGCCAACTGTCCTTTCTTTTGGGACAATAAATGGTGGACAGGCACAGAATATCATTCCAGACGAAGTGAAAATCTCCGGCACGTTCAGAGCTCTGAATGAAGATTGGAGATTTGAGGCGCACAAGAGAATTACAGCGATTGCACAGGGAATTGCAGAAGGTATGGGTGGAAGCTGTGATGTAAATATTGATGTGGGCTATCCTTATTTAAGCAATGATGTTGAAACAACGCGCGTCGCTAGAAATGCCGCAGAGGCTTATCTTGGAAAAGAAAATGTCGTAGCCTTAGACTTATGGATGGGAGCTGAGGACTTCGCTTATTATACGCATGAGGTACCTTGCACATTTTATAGATTAGGCACTGGTAATGAAGCCAAGGGAACAACTAGAGGTGTTCACACGCCGAACTTTAATATCGACGAAGACGCTATTGAAATAGGGATTGGAATGATGGCATGGATTGCCTTGAATCAATTAGATCAAATCTGA